Within the Thermosynechococcus sichuanensis E542 genome, the region GCAACTCTATCAAGAGGTCGAGGACAAAATTGAGGGGGTTGAGTAAACAACGTTAATAGGTTGCACGGGGGGATCTTCCCCCTTTTTATTTGGGTGCAGCGGTGGTCGGAACCCTTCTGATGCCTTGAGCGTCAGACTCCGCAGGATGTTTTTTCTGGGGAGGAGTTGACGATGTTGAAGACACTGCAAGTCGTTGGCCTATCGTCCTTGACTGGTTTGGCTGTCCTTTCCTTTGCAGATGCCGCCGCTGCCCAACTGAATGTGAATATCAATTTCGGTGGTTCCCGTCAGCCGGTGTATGTGGTACCGAGTCCCCCCAGCCAACCCGTCTATGTGGTGCCCACCCCGCAAACGCAACCAGTGTATGTGGTACAGCCAGGAGCGGTTAGGGTTCGATCGCGCCATCACCGCAAAAAGCCCCATCAAAATCAACCGCAGTTTGTGATTCCCACCAATCCTAGTGGGGTGCTGATCACGTTTTAAGAATTCCAGCCAGAATTGCTGCCCCTTCTGCTAAGATGGATTTACACATCGGTATTCCGACCGACTTATCGTAGATTAGTAGCAGCATAGTGAGCTGGCGGCGTTTTAGGATTTGGTTTAGTCTGTTTCTACTCGCGGTAGGCCTCAGTGGTCTCACCGCTGCTTGTCAATTTCAGGCCACCCTCCCCGATGGTCGCCCCGCCGAAGTCAATCTAACCCTCGCGTCGTTTGCAGTGAGCAAGAAGGCGCACGAGGCTATTATGCCTCTGTTTGCCGCCCAATGGGAGCGAGAACACCAACAAAAAGTCCGCTTTCGCACCACCTACGGGCCTTCCGGTCGCCAGTCGCGAGCAGTGATTGATGGCTTAGAGGCCGATATTGTGCACTTGTCCCTCGGCTTAGATATTGATCGCATTGCCAAAGCAGGGTTAGTTCGTGCCGATTGGTCTAGCCAAGCCCCCCACAACAGCATTGTCACCACTTCTGTCTGTGCCCTAATTACGCGCGAGGGCAACCCCAAAAATCTGCAAACATGGCAAGACCTACTTCGTGAGGATATTACATTTGTGACTGCGGATCCTAAAACCTCTGGCGCAGCGCGTTGGAACTTCCTTGCCCTGTGGGGATCCATCACCCA harbors:
- a CDS encoding sulfate ABC transporter substrate-binding protein yields the protein MSWRRFRIWFSLFLLAVGLSGLTAACQFQATLPDGRPAEVNLTLASFAVSKKAHEAIMPLFAAQWEREHQQKVRFRTTYGPSGRQSRAVIDGLEADIVHLSLGLDIDRIAKAGLVRADWSSQAPHNSIVTTSVCALITREGNPKNLQTWQDLLREDITFVTADPKTSGAARWNFLALWGSITQTGGTPEQAQQFVTEAFRHVAALPRDGREATDAFLKQGQGDALINYENEVILARQKGQTLSYTIPPVNILIENPIALVDKYVDKHGTREVAQAYIDFLYTPQAQEIFAQYGFRPVDATVLAAHQQEFPPVPTLFTVADLGGWDKVQAQFFANGALFDQIQQENRAS